A single window of Streptomyces griseoviridis DNA harbors:
- a CDS encoding phosphotransferase — protein sequence MPRSLVPPSAPHAPPLNVLLRQYRAGTALACEPVDQGLLNRGYRLRTTRGRYFLKHHFDPETAHPAAIARQHRATERLAGLGVPVAPPLPRRDGRTVAEVGGHAYALHPWVEGRHRHGGQLSTGQCGRLGRLLGVVHASLERVMPAPTRAGAEPAASADPADTFALIDDLLGRVRGHRPADSFDELARHRLLERRALLERHADLRPPSGSSVGWVHGDFHPYNLLYRGDAPAAIVDWDRLGLRPRAEEAVRAAAIFFVRPTGALDLPRVRAYARAYRRAAGATPAQLTAAVHRVWWERLNDFWMLRWHYERADTRADPQFPAASALAVWWTREYDAVREAFVG from the coding sequence GTGCCGCGCTCCCTCGTACCCCCTTCGGCGCCTCACGCGCCCCCGCTGAACGTCTTGCTTCGCCAGTACCGCGCCGGTACCGCGCTCGCCTGCGAGCCGGTCGACCAGGGGCTGCTCAACCGCGGCTACCGGCTGCGCACCACGCGGGGCCGCTACTTCCTCAAACACCACTTCGACCCCGAGACGGCGCACCCGGCGGCCATCGCCCGCCAGCACCGCGCCACCGAGCGGCTCGCGGGCCTCGGCGTCCCGGTGGCGCCGCCGCTGCCGCGCCGGGACGGCCGCACGGTCGCCGAGGTCGGCGGGCACGCGTACGCCCTGCACCCGTGGGTCGAGGGCAGGCACCGGCACGGCGGGCAGCTCAGCACCGGGCAGTGCGGGCGCCTCGGCCGCCTGCTCGGGGTCGTGCACGCCAGCCTGGAGCGGGTGATGCCGGCGCCCACGCGCGCGGGCGCCGAGCCGGCCGCCAGCGCCGACCCCGCCGACACGTTCGCGCTCATCGACGACCTGCTCGGCCGGGTCCGCGGGCACCGCCCCGCCGACTCCTTCGACGAACTGGCCCGCCACCGCCTCCTGGAGCGCCGCGCGCTCCTGGAACGCCACGCCGACCTGCGCCCGCCGAGCGGCTCGTCGGTGGGGTGGGTGCACGGCGACTTCCACCCGTACAACCTGCTCTACCGGGGGGACGCGCCCGCCGCGATCGTCGACTGGGACCGGCTGGGGCTGCGGCCCCGCGCGGAGGAGGCGGTGCGGGCCGCCGCGATCTTCTTCGTGCGCCCCACGGGCGCCCTCGACCTGCCCCGGGTGCGGGCGTACGCCCGCGCGTACCGGCGCGCCGCGGGCGCCACGCCCGCCCAGCTCACGGCGGCCGTCCACCGGGTGTGGTGGGAGCGCCTGAACGACTTCTGGATGCTGCGCTGGCACTACGAGCGCGCCGACACCCGCGCCGACCCCCAGTTCCCAGCCGCCTCCGCGCTCGCGGTGTGGTGGACCAGGGAGTACGACGCGGTGCGCGAGGCGTTCGTCGGGTAG
- a CDS encoding pyridoxamine 5'-phosphate oxidase family protein has translation MASDDQLAADLLARAEYGRVATSMRALPLLASARHIVDDGRVLLRMSRGHGHHRACAGSVVAYGADNLDTARPGERRWSVQIVGACAEHEPTAAQWERFGPVPTRTDGEPWDVVHLLIEPQFWSVRSDDVALEHPFAHIP, from the coding sequence ATGGCCTCCGACGATCAGCTCGCCGCCGACCTGCTCGCCCGCGCCGAGTACGGACGGGTGGCCACCAGCATGCGCGCCCTCCCGCTGCTCGCGTCCGCCCGGCACATCGTGGACGACGGGCGGGTCCTGCTGCGCATGTCCCGCGGCCACGGCCACCACCGGGCGTGCGCCGGGAGCGTCGTCGCGTACGGGGCGGACAACCTGGACACGGCCAGGCCGGGCGAGCGCAGGTGGTCCGTGCAGATCGTGGGGGCGTGCGCGGAGCACGAACCGACGGCCGCCCAGTGGGAGCGGTTCGGCCCGGTGCCCACCCGGACCGACGGAGAGCCCTGGGACGTCGTCCATCTGCTCATCGAGCCGCAGTTCTGGTCGGTTCGGTCCGACGACGTCGCCCTGGAACACCCCTTCGCGCACATTCCGTGA
- a CDS encoding response regulator codes for MREDGKIKVFLLDDHEVVRRGVYELLTVEDDIEVVGEAGTAADALARIPAVRPDVAVLDVRLPDGSGVEVCREVRSADESVRCLMLTSFADDEALFDAIMAGASGYVLKAIRGNELLTAVRDVAEGRSLLDPVATARVLERLREGGTARGDARLADLTEQERKILDLIGEGLTNRVIGERLHLAEKTIKNYVSSLLSKLGMERRSQAAAYVARVQAERQRQ; via the coding sequence GTGCGCGAAGACGGAAAAATCAAGGTATTCCTCCTCGACGACCATGAAGTGGTGCGGCGCGGTGTGTACGAGCTGCTGACCGTCGAGGACGACATCGAGGTGGTCGGCGAGGCCGGCACGGCGGCCGACGCGCTGGCCAGGATCCCGGCGGTGCGGCCCGATGTGGCGGTCCTGGACGTCAGGCTCCCGGACGGCAGCGGGGTCGAGGTGTGCCGGGAGGTGCGCTCGGCGGACGAGTCGGTGCGGTGTCTGATGCTGACGTCGTTCGCCGACGACGAGGCCCTCTTCGACGCGATCATGGCGGGCGCTTCGGGTTACGTCCTGAAGGCGATCCGGGGCAACGAGCTGCTGACGGCCGTCCGGGACGTCGCGGAGGGCCGGTCCCTGCTCGACCCGGTCGCCACCGCGCGCGTGCTGGAGCGGCTGCGCGAGGGCGGCACCGCGCGCGGGGACGCCAGGCTCGCCGACCTGACCGAGCAGGAGCGCAAAATCCTCGACCTGATCGGCGAGGGCCTCACCAACCGGGTGATCGGCGAGCGGCTGCACCTGGCCGAGAAGACGATCAAGAACTATGTGTCGAGCCTGCTCTCCAAGCTGGGCATGGAGCGCCGCTCCCAGGCGGCGGCCTACGTGGCCCGCGTGCAGGCGGAACGGCAACGGCAGTGA
- the pdhA gene encoding pyruvate dehydrogenase (acetyl-transferring) E1 component subunit alpha, which translates to MTVESTAARKPRRSAGTKSTAGKRTTAKKAAGADPDLVQLLTPEGARVKNAEFDPYVAGITPEDMRGLYRDMVLTRRFDAEATALQRQGELGLWASLLGQEAAQIGSGRALRDDDYVFPTYREHGVAWCRGVDPTNLLGMFRGVNHGGWDPNTNNFHLYTIVIGSQTLHATGYAMGITKDGADSAVIAYFGDGASSQGDVAESFTFSAVYNAPVVFFCQNNQWAISEPTEKQTRVPLYQRAQGFGFPGVRVDGNDVLATLAVTRWALERARNGEGPTLVEAYTYRMGAHTTSDDPTKYRADEEREAWEAKDPILRLRAHLESAHHADDAFFAELEAESETLGRRVREAVRAMPDPDHFAIFENVYADGHALVDEERAQFAAYQASFADAEGGK; encoded by the coding sequence GTGACCGTGGAGAGCACTGCCGCGCGCAAGCCGCGACGCAGCGCCGGGACCAAGAGCACGGCCGGCAAGCGCACGACCGCCAAGAAGGCGGCGGGCGCCGACCCCGACCTCGTCCAGCTGCTGACGCCCGAAGGCGCCCGCGTCAAGAACGCCGAGTTCGACCCGTACGTCGCCGGCATCACCCCCGAGGACATGCGCGGCCTCTACCGCGACATGGTGCTCACCCGCCGCTTCGACGCCGAGGCCACCGCCCTCCAGCGCCAGGGCGAGCTGGGCCTGTGGGCCTCGCTGCTCGGCCAGGAGGCCGCCCAGATCGGCTCGGGCCGGGCCCTGCGCGACGACGACTACGTCTTCCCGACCTACCGCGAGCACGGCGTCGCCTGGTGCCGCGGCGTCGACCCGACCAACCTGCTCGGCATGTTCCGCGGCGTGAACCACGGCGGCTGGGACCCGAACACCAACAACTTCCACCTGTACACGATCGTCATCGGCTCCCAGACGCTGCACGCCACCGGCTACGCGATGGGCATCACCAAGGACGGCGCCGACAGCGCGGTCATCGCCTACTTCGGCGACGGCGCCTCCAGCCAGGGCGACGTGGCGGAGTCGTTCACCTTCTCGGCCGTCTACAACGCGCCCGTGGTGTTCTTCTGCCAGAACAACCAGTGGGCGATCTCCGAGCCCACCGAGAAGCAGACCCGGGTGCCGCTCTACCAGCGCGCCCAGGGCTTCGGCTTCCCCGGCGTACGGGTCGACGGCAACGACGTCCTGGCCACCCTCGCGGTCACCCGCTGGGCGCTGGAGCGGGCCCGCAACGGCGAGGGCCCGACCCTCGTCGAGGCGTACACCTACCGGATGGGCGCCCACACCACCTCCGACGACCCGACCAAGTACCGGGCCGACGAGGAGCGCGAGGCGTGGGAGGCGAAGGACCCGATCCTGCGGCTGCGCGCCCACCTGGAGTCGGCCCACCACGCGGACGACGCGTTCTTCGCGGAACTCGAGGCCGAGAGCGAGACGTTGGGAAGGCGGGTGCGTGAGGCGGTCCGCGCCATGCCCGACCCGGACCACTTCGCCATCTTCGAGAACGTGTACGCGGACGGGCACGCGCTCGTCGACGAGGAGCGCGCCCAGTTCGCCGCCTACCAGGCGTCGTTCGCGGACGCAGAAGGGGGCAAGTGA
- a CDS encoding alpha-ketoacid dehydrogenase subunit beta: MAAEKMALAKALNESLRHALESDPKVLVMGEDVGKLGGVFRVTDGLQKDFGESRVIDTPLAESGIVGTAIGLALRGYRPVVEIQFDGFVFPAYDQIVTQLAKMHARSLGKVKLPVVVRIPYGGGIGAVEHHSESPESLFAHVSGLKVVSPSDASDAYWMMQQAIQSDDPVIFFEPKRRYWDKTEVNPQAIPGPLHKARVVREGTDLTLAAYGPMVKLCREVADAAAEEGKSLEVVDLRSVSPMDFDTIQTSVEKTRRLVVVHEAPVFFGSGAEIAARITERCFYHLEAPVLRVGGYHAPYPPARLEEEYLPGLDRVLDAVDRALAY; encoded by the coding sequence ATGGCGGCGGAGAAGATGGCCCTGGCCAAGGCGCTCAACGAGTCGCTGCGCCACGCCCTTGAGTCCGACCCGAAGGTCCTCGTCATGGGCGAGGACGTCGGCAAGCTCGGCGGTGTCTTCCGGGTCACCGACGGCCTCCAGAAGGACTTCGGCGAGAGCCGCGTCATCGACACCCCGCTCGCCGAGTCGGGCATCGTCGGCACGGCCATCGGCCTGGCCCTGCGCGGCTACCGCCCGGTGGTGGAGATCCAGTTCGACGGTTTCGTCTTCCCGGCCTACGACCAGATCGTCACCCAGCTCGCCAAGATGCACGCCCGCTCGCTGGGCAAGGTGAAGCTGCCCGTCGTGGTCCGCATCCCCTACGGCGGCGGCATCGGCGCCGTCGAGCACCACTCGGAGTCCCCCGAGTCGCTGTTCGCGCACGTCTCCGGGCTCAAGGTGGTCTCGCCCTCGGACGCGTCGGACGCGTACTGGATGATGCAGCAGGCCATCCAGAGCGACGACCCGGTGATCTTCTTCGAGCCGAAGCGGCGCTACTGGGACAAGACCGAGGTCAACCCGCAGGCCATCCCGGGGCCGCTGCACAAGGCGCGGGTCGTGCGCGAAGGCACCGACCTCACGCTGGCCGCCTACGGCCCGATGGTGAAGCTCTGCCGGGAGGTCGCCGACGCGGCGGCCGAGGAGGGCAAGTCCCTCGAGGTCGTGGACCTGCGGTCGGTCTCCCCGATGGACTTCGACACGATCCAGACGTCGGTGGAGAAGACCCGCCGGCTGGTCGTGGTGCACGAGGCGCCGGTCTTCTTCGGCTCCGGCGCGGAGATCGCCGCCCGGATCACCGAGCGCTGCTTCTACCACCTGGAGGCCCCGGTGCTCCGGGTCGGCGGCTACCACGCCCCGTACCCGCCGGCGCGTCTGGAGGAGGAGTACCTGCCGGGTCTCGACCGGGTGCTCGACGCCGTCGACCGTGCCCTGGCGTACTGA
- a CDS encoding dihydrolipoamide acetyltransferase family protein — protein sequence MTTMTEASVREFKMPDVGEGLTEAEILKWYVQVGDTVTDGQVVCEVETAKAAVELPIPYDGVVRELRFPEGTTVDVGTSIIAVDVSGGAAPADAPAAPAEAPQPARASASAQAPAVEEEKPAARQPVLVGYGVAVSSTKRRPRKGPEVVVPQAQAAVQAELNGHGPAAAAPVAGGRSRPLAKPPVRKLAKDLGVDLAAIVPSGADGVITREDVHAAVAPAAPAAAPQVAAPAPAAPAAPSAPSGRPATVVAPPVASFDGARETRVPVKGVRKATAQAMVGSAFTAPHVTEFVTVDVTRTMKLVEELKESPDTYGTRGLRINPLLLIAKAFLVAVRRHPDINASWDEAAQEIVLKHYVNLGIAAATPRGLIVPNIKDAHTKTLPELAESLSELVATAREGKTSPAAMQGGTLTITNVGVFGIDTGTPILNPGESAILAVGAIKLQPWVHKGKVKPRQVTTLALSFDHRLVDGELGSKVLADVAAVLEQPKRLITWN from the coding sequence GTGACGACGATGACGGAAGCGTCCGTACGCGAGTTCAAGATGCCGGACGTGGGCGAGGGGCTCACCGAGGCCGAGATCCTCAAGTGGTACGTGCAGGTCGGGGACACGGTCACCGACGGCCAGGTGGTCTGCGAGGTCGAGACGGCGAAGGCGGCCGTCGAACTGCCCATCCCCTACGACGGGGTGGTGCGCGAGCTGCGCTTCCCCGAGGGCACCACGGTCGACGTGGGCACGTCGATCATCGCGGTGGACGTGTCGGGCGGCGCCGCCCCCGCCGACGCCCCCGCCGCCCCGGCCGAGGCACCACAGCCCGCGCGGGCGTCCGCGAGCGCCCAGGCGCCCGCCGTCGAGGAGGAGAAGCCGGCCGCCCGCCAGCCCGTGCTGGTGGGCTACGGAGTCGCCGTGTCCTCGACGAAGCGGCGCCCGCGCAAGGGCCCCGAGGTGGTCGTCCCGCAGGCGCAGGCCGCGGTCCAGGCGGAGCTGAACGGCCACGGCCCCGCCGCCGCGGCTCCGGTCGCGGGCGGGCGGTCCAGGCCGCTGGCCAAGCCGCCGGTCCGCAAGCTGGCCAAGGATCTCGGCGTGGACCTCGCCGCGATCGTGCCGTCGGGAGCGGACGGCGTCATCACCCGCGAGGACGTGCACGCGGCGGTGGCCCCGGCCGCCCCCGCCGCCGCCCCGCAGGTCGCGGCGCCCGCGCCGGCAGCGCCGGCAGCGCCGTCAGCGCCGTCAGGCAGGCCCGCGACCGTCGTCGCCCCGCCGGTCGCGTCGTTCGACGGCGCCCGGGAGACCCGCGTCCCGGTCAAGGGCGTGCGCAAGGCGACCGCCCAGGCGATGGTCGGCTCCGCCTTCACCGCGCCGCACGTCACCGAGTTCGTCACGGTGGACGTCACCCGCACGATGAAGCTCGTCGAGGAGCTGAAGGAGTCCCCCGACACGTACGGCACCCGCGGGCTGCGGATCAACCCGCTGCTGCTGATCGCGAAGGCGTTCCTGGTCGCCGTCAGGCGCCACCCGGACATCAACGCGTCGTGGGACGAGGCGGCTCAGGAGATCGTCCTCAAGCACTATGTGAACCTCGGCATCGCCGCGGCCACCCCGCGCGGTCTGATCGTCCCGAACATCAAGGACGCGCACACCAAGACGCTGCCGGAACTCGCCGAGTCGCTCAGTGAGTTGGTGGCGACGGCACGGGAGGGCAAGACGTCGCCCGCGGCCATGCAGGGCGGCACGCTCACCATCACCAACGTCGGCGTCTTCGGCATCGACACCGGTACCCCGATCCTGAACCCCGGCGAGTCCGCGATCCTCGCGGTCGGCGCGATCAAGCTCCAGCCGTGGGTCCACAAGGGCAAGGTGAAGCCGCGTCAGGTCACCACCCTGGCGCTCAGCTTCGACCACCGGCTGGTGGACGGCGAGTTGGGCTCCAAGGTGCTGGCCGACGTGGCGGCGGTCCTGGAGCAGCCCAAGCGCCTGATCACCTGGAACTGA
- a CDS encoding D-alanyl-D-alanine carboxypeptidase family protein, whose amino-acid sequence MINGIKGIRIRRAAAVAVTAGAMLATGALTAAPAQAVATPTIAAKGGYVMNNATGKSLYSKAADTKRSTGSTTKIMTAKVVLSQANLNLDSKVTIQMAYSDYIVSKNASSARLIVGDKVTVRQLLYGLMLPSGCDAAYALADKFGTGTTRAKRVANFIGKMNTTAKSLGLKNTHFDSFDGIGSGSNYSTPRDLTKLASNAMKNSTFRTVVKAKSYTAKTVTKTGGTRTMAAWTNTNTLLGSYSGTIGVKTGSGPEAKYCLVFAATRNGKTVIGTVLASTSATVRSTDATKLLNYGFATAG is encoded by the coding sequence TTGATAAACGGCATCAAGGGCATCCGTATCCGCAGAGCCGCAGCCGTCGCCGTCACGGCCGGCGCGATGCTCGCCACCGGAGCCCTCACCGCGGCACCCGCGCAGGCCGTCGCCACGCCCACGATCGCCGCCAAGGGCGGCTACGTGATGAACAACGCGACCGGCAAGTCCCTGTACTCGAAGGCAGCCGACACCAAGCGTTCCACCGGCTCCACCACCAAGATCATGACCGCCAAGGTCGTGCTCTCGCAGGCCAATCTGAACCTGGACTCCAAGGTCACGATCCAGATGGCCTACAGCGACTACATCGTCTCCAAGAACGCCTCGTCGGCGCGGCTGATCGTCGGCGACAAGGTGACCGTCCGTCAGCTCCTGTACGGGCTCATGCTCCCGTCGGGCTGTGACGCCGCCTACGCGCTCGCCGACAAGTTCGGCACCGGCACGACGCGCGCCAAGCGCGTGGCGAACTTCATCGGCAAGATGAACACCACCGCCAAGTCGCTGGGTCTGAAGAACACCCACTTCGACTCCTTCGACGGCATCGGCAGCGGCTCCAACTACTCGACGCCGCGCGACCTGACGAAGCTCGCCAGCAACGCGATGAAGAACTCCACGTTCCGCACGGTCGTGAAGGCCAAGTCGTACACGGCGAAGACGGTCACCAAGACCGGCGGCACCCGCACGATGGCCGCGTGGACCAACACCAACACCCTGCTCGGCAGTTACAGCGGCACCATCGGCGTGAAGACGGGCTCGGGCCCGGAGGCGAAGTACTGCCTCGTCTTCGCCGCCACCCGCAACGGCAAGACCGTCATCGGCACGGTGCTCGCCTCCACGAGCGCCACCGTGCGCTCGACGGACGCGACGAAGCTCCTCAACTACGGCTTCGCGACGGCCGGCTGA
- a CDS encoding GntR family transcriptional regulator, producing MPAAPPAPVKQPPAADRVYTHVKQGVLERHYEGGTLLTEGELADAVGVSRTPVREALLRLEVEGLIRLYPKKGALVLPVSAQEIADVVETRLLVEVHAARKAVPAPAGLVERLERLLAEQKAQAAAGDLAGAAVTDRCFHAEIVRSGGNEILSRLYDQLRDRQLRMGVAVMYSHPDRIAKTLTEHEEILDALRSGDAEAAVAVVHRHVGWFSHLARGEVR from the coding sequence ATGCCCGCAGCCCCGCCCGCGCCCGTCAAACAGCCCCCCGCCGCCGACCGCGTCTACACCCACGTCAAACAGGGCGTCCTGGAACGCCACTACGAGGGCGGAACGCTCCTCACCGAAGGCGAACTGGCCGACGCCGTCGGGGTCTCCCGCACCCCGGTGCGCGAGGCCCTGCTCCGCCTGGAGGTGGAGGGGCTGATTCGGCTGTACCCGAAGAAGGGCGCGCTGGTGCTGCCGGTCTCCGCGCAGGAGATCGCGGACGTCGTCGAGACCCGGCTCCTGGTCGAGGTGCACGCGGCCCGCAAGGCCGTCCCGGCGCCCGCGGGCCTCGTCGAGCGCCTGGAGCGGCTGCTGGCCGAGCAGAAGGCGCAGGCCGCCGCGGGCGACCTGGCGGGCGCCGCCGTCACCGACCGTTGCTTCCACGCCGAGATCGTCCGCAGCGGCGGCAACGAGATCCTCTCCCGGCTCTACGACCAGCTCCGCGACCGGCAGCTGCGGATGGGCGTCGCCGTCATGTACTCGCACCCGGACCGGATCGCCAAGACCCTCACCGAGCACGAGGAGATCCTCGACGCGCTGCGCTCGGGGGACGCGGAGGCGGCCGTGGCCGTCGTCCACCGGCACGTCGGCTGGTTCTCGCACCTGGCCAGGGGTGAGGTGCGATGA
- a CDS encoding MFS transporter: MSGSSSVSLPGDPPGGRRAVAVWCIGVSVYFVAVIFRTSLGVAGLDAVDRFHVNASALSTFSILQLLVYAGMQIPVGLLVDRLGTKKVLTIGVVLFTAGQLGFAFSPSYGTALASRALLGCGDAMTFISVLRLGTRWFPARRGPMVAQLAGLVGMAGNLVSTLVLARLLHGVGWTAAFAGSAVAGVVVLVLLLLFLKDHPEGHEPQPFPHQGAAYVRRQIAASWREPGTRLGLWVHFTTQFPAMVFLLLWGLPFLVQAQGLSRATAGELLTLVVLSNMLIGLVYGQVVARHHAARLPLALGTVAATAVVWATTLVYPGEHAPMWLLVTLCAVLGACGPASMIGFDFARPANPPDRQGTASGITNMGGFVASMTTLFAIGVLLDATGDNYSVAFSVVFVLQALGITQILRLRTRAARLERERLVASRVETVHVPA; encoded by the coding sequence ATGAGCGGCTCCTCCTCGGTGTCCCTGCCGGGCGACCCGCCGGGCGGCCGACGCGCGGTCGCCGTCTGGTGCATAGGCGTCTCGGTCTACTTCGTCGCGGTCATCTTCCGCACCTCGCTCGGGGTGGCGGGACTCGACGCGGTGGACCGCTTCCACGTCAACGCCTCGGCGCTCTCCACGTTCTCGATCCTCCAACTGCTGGTCTACGCGGGCATGCAGATACCCGTCGGCCTGCTCGTCGACCGGCTCGGCACCAAGAAGGTGCTGACCATCGGGGTGGTCCTGTTCACCGCGGGCCAGCTCGGCTTCGCCTTCTCCCCCTCCTACGGCACCGCCCTCGCCTCGCGCGCGCTGCTCGGCTGCGGCGACGCGATGACGTTCATCAGCGTGCTGCGGCTCGGCACCCGCTGGTTCCCGGCCCGCCGCGGCCCGATGGTCGCCCAGCTCGCCGGACTGGTCGGCATGGCGGGCAACCTCGTCTCCACCCTCGTCCTGGCCCGGCTGCTGCACGGCGTCGGCTGGACCGCGGCCTTCGCGGGCAGCGCGGTCGCCGGTGTCGTCGTCCTCGTCCTGCTGCTGCTCTTCCTCAAGGACCACCCGGAGGGGCACGAGCCGCAGCCGTTCCCGCACCAGGGCGCGGCCTATGTGCGGCGGCAGATCGCCGCGTCCTGGCGGGAGCCCGGCACCCGGCTCGGCCTGTGGGTGCACTTCACCACGCAGTTCCCGGCGATGGTGTTCCTGCTGCTGTGGGGCCTGCCGTTCCTGGTCCAGGCGCAGGGCCTGTCCCGCGCGACCGCCGGTGAACTGCTCACCCTCGTCGTCCTGTCCAACATGCTGATCGGCCTGGTCTACGGGCAGGTGGTGGCCCGGCACCACGCGGCCAGGCTGCCGCTGGCGCTCGGCACGGTCGCGGCGACCGCCGTGGTGTGGGCGACGACGCTCGTCTACCCGGGCGAACACGCGCCGATGTGGCTGTTGGTGACGCTCTGCGCGGTCCTCGGCGCCTGCGGGCCCGCCTCGATGATCGGCTTCGACTTCGCCCGCCCGGCCAATCCGCCGGACCGTCAGGGCACCGCCTCCGGCATCACCAACATGGGTGGTTTCGTCGCCTCGATGACGACGCTGTTCGCGATCGGCGTGCTCCTGGACGCCACCGGCGACAACTACTCCGTCGCCTTCTCGGTGGTCTTCGTCCTCCAGGCCCTCGGCATCACCCAGATACTGCGGCTGCGCACCCGGGCCGCGCGGCTGGAGCGGGAGCGGCTGGTGGCCAGCCGGGTGGAGACGGTGCACGTACCGGCCTGA
- a CDS encoding maleylpyruvate isomerase family mycothiol-dependent enzyme, protein MSLHPTLQHYADAWTHSIDAITELVQPLVEGEWNRRTPCPGWSVRDLISHLIGLDCEMLGDPRPIHTLPRDLFHVTNESQRYMEMQVDVRRHHTSPEMTSELEYTIIRRNRQLRNESRDPGTKVRSPFGTDLTLEESMRTHAFNVWVHEQDLRAALGVPGNLDSPGAHVARDVLLAALPKVVAEDSDAPRSSAVVFDVHGPIEFLRTIRIDIQGRGTLETAPALGPAASFAMDWETYVRLACGRVTAEAVADRVKADGDPRLTAAVLRNFAVTQ, encoded by the coding sequence GTGAGTCTGCATCCCACTCTCCAGCACTACGCCGACGCCTGGACCCACTCCATCGACGCGATAACCGAGCTGGTGCAGCCGCTTGTCGAGGGCGAGTGGAACCGTCGGACGCCGTGCCCAGGCTGGTCGGTGCGGGATCTGATCTCCCATCTCATCGGCCTGGACTGCGAGATGCTCGGCGACCCGCGCCCCATCCACACCCTGCCGCGCGACCTCTTCCACGTGACCAACGAGAGCCAGCGCTACATGGAGATGCAGGTCGACGTCCGCCGTCACCACACCTCCCCGGAGATGACCTCCGAGCTGGAGTACACGATCATCCGGCGCAACCGGCAGCTGCGCAACGAGTCACGGGACCCGGGCACCAAGGTGCGCAGCCCCTTCGGCACCGACCTCACCCTGGAGGAGTCGATGCGCACCCACGCGTTCAACGTGTGGGTGCACGAGCAGGATCTGCGGGCCGCCCTCGGTGTCCCCGGAAACCTCGACTCCCCCGGCGCGCACGTCGCGCGGGACGTGCTGCTGGCCGCGCTGCCGAAGGTCGTCGCTGAGGACTCCGACGCGCCCCGCAGCTCGGCGGTCGTCTTCGACGTGCACGGCCCGATCGAGTTCCTGCGCACGATCCGCATCGACATCCAGGGCCGCGGCACCCTGGAGACGGCCCCGGCGCTCGGCCCGGCCGCCAGCTTCGCGATGGACTGGGAGACGTACGTCCGGCTCGCCTGCGGCCGGGTGACCGCCGAGGCGGTGGCGGACCGGGTGAAGGCGGACGGCGACCCCCGGCTGACGGCGGCCGTCCTGCGCAACTTCGCGGTGACGCAGTAG
- a CDS encoding LURP-one-related/scramblase family protein, translating to MRFLVRDRLLGIGDDYWIEDDHGNKVFLVDGKAMRLRDTFEVKDTRGRVLIDIHQKMFALRDTMVVERDGAALATIRRKRLSLLRNHYRVALADGSELDVSGKILDREFAIEFDGELLAVISRRWLHLRETYGIDVVRDDADPALLIAVAVCVIHLADKEREDD from the coding sequence ATGAGATTCCTCGTGCGCGACCGGCTCCTCGGCATCGGTGACGACTACTGGATCGAGGACGACCACGGCAACAAGGTGTTCCTCGTCGACGGCAAGGCGATGCGGCTGCGGGACACCTTCGAGGTGAAGGACACCCGCGGGCGCGTCCTGATCGACATCCACCAGAAGATGTTCGCGCTGCGCGACACGATGGTCGTCGAGCGGGACGGCGCCGCCCTCGCGACCATCAGGCGCAAGCGCCTCTCCCTGCTGCGCAACCACTACCGGGTCGCCCTCGCCGACGGCTCCGAACTCGACGTCAGCGGCAAGATCCTGGACCGCGAGTTCGCCATCGAGTTCGACGGCGAACTCCTCGCCGTGATCTCCCGCCGCTGGCTGCACCTGCGCGAGACCTACGGCATCGACGTCGTGCGCGACGACGCCGATCCGGCGCTGCTGATCGCGGTCGCGGTGTGCGTGATCCACCTGGCGGACAAGGAGCGCGAGGACGACTGA